In a single window of the Vibrio celticus genome:
- a CDS encoding ATP-binding cassette domain-containing protein: MSILVDFNNVPQRVLDFESSGYDERYSQSPLIRGLAYTLIALEWEGTPAILSDAFIPKPKDGDSFTATIERLGYRCDVTKLKTLENIDKHPHPCFIEIENLSAIFLGTKDGKLLLFDYTNNNTIEYPMCKKPCLLIAISEYSRLFREPPPESQDRSNWIKYAFYRYNNELKSLIILSFVISILGALQPFFIMSVYNFALTSSSEATLYWLTLFAIIVGFSEYFFKKMRVNIIATSGKDLAVHISQAVISKLLWLPYAMTSTAGVSSQLARLKDIDTFRRLVTAESTLSYFDMPFVIVFIIAIALMSGTAALVVMGGLILMLVFCIYSRYIYSQATSKSSRANAMVSYQWNEILRGIKTIQGLPLLRVVQSRFSASHMQSTSDAENVAVTNSKIQAAGGSLIQVIGTASIVTAVIGVMEGTSDAGAMLATVILVWKALGPIMGIYNSISKFQSIKASSAQINNLMSMNDDKLTLEKSPPIRLFQGSIVGSGVSHRYAGAATGLTNLGFKIPPSAKVVICGPTGCGKTTLISIIAGLEDRYQGAVSVDGYNIKQFNSYRYRTSINYIPFNLHIFEGSLETNFILHNGLIPTDKMQEMVSFFELDEWLPEGLATQLSVDKCKSLPNGIQQKLRLALGLGNCEQSLIIIDEPFNGAEQENAQYFNRLFSDKLLNKTVIFSTNDPGLIATSNMSLVLEPDGNLKYFGLTDKYLNSLS; this comes from the coding sequence ATGAGTATCTTAGTCGACTTCAATAATGTACCGCAACGTGTCTTGGATTTTGAATCTAGTGGATACGACGAACGTTACAGTCAATCGCCACTTATTCGTGGTTTGGCCTACACCCTGATAGCACTCGAATGGGAAGGCACACCCGCTATACTCAGCGATGCTTTTATTCCAAAACCCAAAGACGGCGACAGCTTTACAGCAACCATAGAGCGTCTTGGGTATCGCTGTGATGTGACCAAATTAAAGACACTCGAGAATATCGATAAACACCCTCACCCATGCTTTATTGAAATAGAGAATCTAAGTGCGATTTTCTTAGGCACCAAAGATGGAAAGTTGCTGCTGTTTGATTACACGAACAACAACACCATTGAATACCCAATGTGTAAAAAGCCCTGTTTGCTGATTGCGATTAGCGAATATTCTCGTCTGTTCCGCGAACCACCTCCGGAATCGCAAGACAGAAGTAATTGGATTAAATACGCTTTCTATCGTTATAACAATGAACTTAAAAGCCTGATCATTCTCAGCTTCGTCATCAGTATTCTCGGTGCATTGCAGCCATTCTTTATTATGAGTGTATATAACTTCGCACTGACTTCGAGCTCCGAAGCCACACTCTATTGGTTAACCTTATTCGCCATTATTGTTGGCTTCTCGGAGTATTTCTTTAAAAAGATGCGGGTAAATATCATTGCCACGTCCGGTAAAGATCTCGCCGTGCACATCTCGCAAGCCGTTATATCTAAGTTACTTTGGCTACCCTATGCGATGACATCTACTGCTGGGGTCTCTTCTCAGCTAGCACGTTTGAAAGATATCGATACCTTCCGACGCTTGGTGACTGCCGAATCAACCCTCAGCTATTTTGATATGCCGTTTGTGATCGTATTTATCATCGCCATTGCTCTGATGTCTGGTACAGCGGCATTAGTGGTGATGGGTGGTTTGATCCTGATGTTAGTGTTCTGTATTTACTCGCGCTATATCTACTCGCAGGCCACATCCAAAAGTTCGCGCGCCAATGCGATGGTCTCGTATCAATGGAACGAAATCCTTCGTGGTATCAAAACAATCCAAGGCCTGCCTTTACTTCGTGTCGTTCAATCTCGATTCAGTGCATCGCATATGCAAAGCACCAGCGATGCAGAGAACGTTGCCGTGACTAACAGTAAGATTCAGGCCGCTGGCGGCAGTTTGATTCAAGTGATTGGTACAGCAAGTATCGTGACCGCGGTAATCGGCGTGATGGAAGGTACTTCTGATGCGGGTGCCATGCTCGCAACCGTTATTTTGGTTTGGAAAGCGTTAGGCCCAATCATGGGTATCTATAACTCAATTTCTAAGTTCCAGTCGATTAAGGCTTCGTCCGCGCAAATCAACAATTTAATGTCGATGAATGACGACAAATTAACCTTAGAGAAAAGCCCGCCTATTCGCCTGTTCCAAGGCAGCATTGTGGGCAGCGGAGTCAGTCACCGATACGCAGGAGCCGCGACGGGTTTAACTAACTTGGGGTTCAAAATCCCACCCAGTGCAAAAGTGGTCATTTGTGGCCCAACAGGCTGCGGAAAAACCACCTTAATTTCAATCATTGCTGGGTTAGAAGACCGGTATCAAGGCGCAGTTTCTGTCGATGGTTACAACATTAAACAGTTCAATAGCTACCGTTATCGTACCTCGATTAACTACATCCCTTTTAATTTGCATATTTTTGAAGGCTCACTCGAGACCAACTTCATTCTACATAACGGGCTGATTCCAACAGACAAGATGCAAGAGATGGTGAGCTTCTTCGAGTTAGATGAATGGCTTCCGGAAGGCTTGGCTACTCAGTTAAGCGTAGATAAATGCAAAAGTCTTCCGAATGGAATTCAACAAAAGTTGCGGCTGGCGCTTGGCCTAGGTAACTGTGAGCAATCTCTGATTATCATTGATGAACCGTTCAACGGTGCAGAGCAAGAAAACGCTCAATACTTTAATCGCCTGTTCTCCGATAAATTGTTGAATAAGACCGTGATTTTTTCGACTAACGACCCTGGTTTGATCGCAACATCAAACATGAGTTTAGTTTTAGAGCCGGATGGGAATTTGAAATATTTTGGCTTAACAGACAAATACTTAAACAGCTTAAGCTAA
- a CDS encoding response regulator — translation MAITVWNNLSVKHKLFGLVLLPISLLLFLAGRQAYILTTQLTDFERTNQLSVYLQDISVLYRSTLASSPEEFATQSSQVKAELKTLSPIIFLGASDEMNQLVSDFSEATLSTMEANDTYDKLDALEWQSDLYKQLLLEVEKVPFENTKREIQQHLTALQQLEWLMFWSNEEFKLGSSLIEIFQISQEYDPELAEQIKTLSERQQLFLERFVSLNANEHQVSLMVEVFRNDVFAQSQEIRSALLDLNTISQLTPQEVSVGLEAMSARLNLLQSLGGVIKQEFQQEVEQAIYDAQIQRTLFISIVALLAAIVMGLTLSLARQVTNNLNLVLAFLKSENDDTRPSLDKLIQGKDELSLFAQQVERLTIERELAKDRLTVAKEDAERAKEDAEHAKDHAIQASKAKSSFLANMSHEIRTPLNGVIGISEILADTPLTPTQRDYVDTIETSSQLLLSLINDILDFSKIESGMLLISPHSASIRESIYDIASIVAPKAKEQRISINVDISPDTPARVMIDDHRLRQILMNFMSNAVKFTAEGGVTLSIQTLNKADNNATIRFAVRDTGIGIDSLQQKQIFEPFAQEDDSTTRQFGGTGLGLAISTQLVELMGGQIQLDSVKGEGSCFYFDLELPVDLILPKPSSATADIYVLSNENMLSERIESDLNLYGLKVTDKTNDITAITEQISTQKHTKPITVVFAEDDAFLANTHADNLAKLHQNGITICLIRSFLSEPADLGDSVTAQVAQPLLGLRLIKAIELCDTRGLAELSEASQTPVEIQHKILIVEDNKINQKIAGLHVGKSGFEFEFANNGQEAVDMFTANPHYAAILMDCMMPVMDGFDATSNIRRIEKETEATRRIPIIALTASVIDDDIQRCFDVGMDDYVPKPFKFEMLKEKVLTAVEAMPLPASYKAQPKKQPATVTPIINGAATKRTLPEEAEQNAIPSKSERILLVEDNRVNQKVASIMLKKAGYAFEIADNGQIAVDMYQNDSSFDIILMDCMMPVMDGFTATKEIREHEKNQGLSKTPIIALTASVIDDDIQKCFDSGMDGYVAKPVRKEKLFHQIESATC, via the coding sequence ATGGCGATTACGGTCTGGAATAACCTTTCAGTCAAACATAAACTCTTTGGCTTAGTTCTACTTCCCATTTCATTATTACTCTTCCTAGCAGGTAGACAGGCTTATATTTTAACGACTCAATTAACCGATTTTGAGCGGACCAATCAGTTATCTGTGTACCTTCAAGATATCTCGGTCTTATATCGAAGTACCCTCGCTTCTAGCCCTGAAGAGTTCGCAACACAAAGCAGCCAAGTAAAGGCAGAATTGAAAACACTCTCGCCTATCATTTTTTTAGGTGCTTCTGATGAAATGAATCAACTGGTTTCAGATTTCAGTGAAGCGACCCTATCAACGATGGAAGCGAATGACACTTACGATAAATTGGATGCCCTCGAATGGCAGAGCGATTTATACAAGCAACTGTTACTTGAAGTAGAGAAAGTCCCTTTTGAAAACACTAAACGTGAAATTCAACAGCACCTCACTGCCCTTCAACAACTTGAGTGGTTGATGTTTTGGTCGAACGAAGAGTTCAAGCTTGGTAGTTCACTGATTGAGATCTTCCAAATCAGCCAAGAGTACGACCCAGAACTCGCCGAACAGATCAAAACCTTGAGTGAAAGACAGCAATTGTTCTTAGAGCGCTTTGTTTCATTGAACGCCAACGAACATCAAGTTTCTTTGATGGTTGAAGTGTTTCGAAATGATGTGTTTGCTCAAAGCCAAGAGATAAGAAGCGCGCTACTCGACCTAAATACAATCAGCCAACTGACGCCACAAGAAGTGTCTGTCGGCTTAGAAGCGATGAGCGCACGGCTCAACTTATTACAAAGCCTTGGCGGCGTAATCAAGCAAGAGTTTCAACAAGAAGTTGAGCAAGCCATCTATGACGCGCAAATACAACGAACCCTGTTTATCTCAATCGTCGCTTTGCTGGCAGCGATTGTTATGGGTTTAACTCTTAGCTTGGCGAGACAAGTCACTAACAACCTTAATTTGGTGTTAGCTTTCTTAAAAAGCGAAAATGATGACACGCGCCCTTCTTTAGATAAATTAATCCAAGGTAAAGATGAACTCAGTCTGTTTGCTCAGCAAGTTGAACGATTGACCATCGAACGAGAGCTCGCGAAAGATAGATTGACGGTAGCAAAAGAAGACGCAGAGAGAGCCAAAGAGGATGCCGAACACGCGAAAGACCACGCAATACAAGCCAGCAAAGCAAAAAGTAGCTTCTTGGCCAACATGTCTCATGAAATTCGCACCCCGCTCAATGGTGTTATTGGTATTTCGGAAATCCTCGCAGATACGCCGCTTACACCGACACAACGTGACTATGTTGATACGATCGAAACTTCATCCCAACTGCTCCTTAGCTTAATCAACGATATCTTAGACTTCTCTAAAATTGAGTCTGGCATGCTATTAATCAGCCCGCATTCTGCATCGATTAGAGAGTCGATATACGACATCGCCTCTATTGTGGCACCAAAAGCGAAAGAACAAAGAATATCGATTAACGTTGATATCAGCCCAGATACACCAGCACGCGTGATGATAGACGATCACCGTTTAAGACAGATCTTGATGAACTTTATGTCGAATGCGGTGAAGTTTACGGCTGAAGGTGGCGTCACATTATCAATTCAAACGCTCAACAAAGCAGATAACAATGCCACCATTCGATTTGCTGTACGAGACACGGGTATTGGTATCGATTCACTGCAACAAAAACAGATATTTGAACCGTTCGCTCAAGAAGACGATTCAACCACACGTCAATTTGGTGGTACTGGTCTTGGTCTAGCCATCAGTACACAGTTAGTTGAACTGATGGGAGGCCAAATTCAACTCGACTCCGTCAAAGGTGAAGGGAGTTGTTTCTACTTCGACTTGGAATTGCCTGTTGACTTGATACTGCCAAAACCAAGTTCAGCAACAGCTGATATTTATGTACTGAGTAACGAAAACATGCTCTCCGAGCGAATCGAGTCCGACCTTAACCTTTATGGTTTGAAGGTTACCGATAAAACGAATGATATAACGGCAATTACAGAGCAGATCTCCACTCAAAAACACACTAAACCTATCACTGTCGTTTTCGCCGAAGATGACGCATTCCTAGCTAATACCCACGCAGATAACTTAGCAAAGCTGCACCAAAACGGCATCACTATCTGTTTGATACGTTCCTTCTTAAGTGAGCCCGCGGATCTTGGTGACAGCGTTACTGCACAAGTCGCACAGCCGCTACTCGGCTTGCGTTTAATTAAAGCTATTGAGCTTTGTGATACTCGAGGTTTGGCGGAACTATCAGAAGCAAGCCAAACACCAGTCGAGATCCAACACAAAATCCTCATCGTTGAAGACAACAAGATCAACCAAAAAATTGCTGGTCTTCATGTCGGTAAAAGTGGTTTTGAATTCGAGTTCGCTAATAATGGTCAAGAAGCTGTGGACATGTTCACAGCTAATCCTCATTACGCGGCGATACTCATGGACTGCATGATGCCGGTTATGGATGGCTTTGATGCAACAAGCAACATCCGAAGAATTGAAAAAGAAACGGAAGCGACGCGACGCATCCCTATCATTGCATTGACCGCCAGTGTCATCGATGACGATATTCAGAGGTGTTTCGACGTTGGTATGGATGACTATGTACCAAAACCATTCAAGTTCGAAATGCTTAAAGAGAAAGTGCTCACCGCGGTAGAAGCTATGCCACTACCAGCTTCCTATAAAGCTCAACCTAAGAAACAACCTGCAACTGTCACTCCGATTATCAACGGGGCTGCGACCAAACGTACTTTGCCTGAAGAAGCGGAACAAAACGCAATTCCGAGCAAATCAGAAAGAATCTTGCTAGTCGAAGACAACCGCGTCAATCAAAAAGTAGCTTCTATCATGCTGAAGAAGGCCGGATATGCCTTTGAAATTGCAGACAACGGACAAATTGCCGTTGATATGTACCAGAACGACAGTAGCTTCGACATTATTTTGATGGATTGCATGATGCCCGTTATGGACGGTTTCACGGCAACTAAGGAGATTCGAGAACACGAGAAAAACCAAGGCTTAAGCAAAACTCCTATTATCGCGTTAACCGCCAGTGTTATCGATGATGATATTCAAAAGTGCTTTGATTCCGGAATGGATGGATACGTAGCGAAGCCCGTAAGAAAAGAAAAACTATTCCATCAAATAGAAAGTGCGACTTGTTAG
- a CDS encoding sulfate ABC transporter permease — protein sequence MKRIITSVLCASMASPAFANIELTDNLSLSGFGSTSWATSDNDNPLIINRGFTDESCYDCDTTFGVQLDYFYNSFKASVQVVKPPQYDWSEPQLEWAYLGYEFNDFDVSIGRLRLPLFLASEYYYVGQAYMTARPPTEVYNSVLGITAFNGIKVSWTHDVSDEATLLLSPFFGIKDNNEVDFNSTTELEFETNRMFGANLQLSGEDYRWNLSFLDSNFDQTVKIKNIGSLPTADNQHIQLWSLGAEYEFGQAVLASEGQISDISSSMYASLGYRLDLFTPYVVYGAEFDSHEHLTGNSYLIGVDYDVLPNVSINGEVQYFEARKANGAFVENFNALTGFDDKDAVLYTIMLSFVF from the coding sequence ATGAAAAGAATAATTACGTCAGTGTTATGTGCCTCAATGGCCTCTCCGGCTTTTGCGAATATCGAACTTACCGATAATTTATCCTTGAGTGGCTTTGGCTCAACGTCTTGGGCAACATCGGATAACGATAATCCATTAATCATCAACCGCGGTTTTACTGATGAGAGCTGTTACGACTGTGATACCACATTTGGTGTTCAACTCGATTACTTCTACAACTCATTCAAAGCTTCCGTGCAAGTTGTCAAGCCACCCCAATATGATTGGAGTGAACCGCAGCTAGAGTGGGCTTACTTAGGCTATGAATTTAATGACTTTGATGTAAGTATTGGACGCTTGAGGCTGCCACTGTTCCTTGCCTCTGAGTACTACTATGTAGGCCAAGCCTATATGACCGCGAGGCCACCTACAGAGGTGTATAACAGCGTTCTCGGAATCACAGCTTTCAATGGCATAAAAGTGAGCTGGACTCATGATGTAAGCGATGAAGCTACCCTACTACTCTCTCCATTTTTCGGTATTAAAGATAACAATGAAGTCGACTTCAATTCGACAACTGAGCTTGAATTTGAAACAAATCGAATGTTTGGTGCCAATCTACAATTGAGTGGAGAAGATTATCGTTGGAATTTGTCATTCCTCGATTCCAATTTTGACCAAACCGTAAAGATTAAAAACATCGGTTCACTTCCAACAGCAGACAACCAACACATCCAACTTTGGTCGTTAGGTGCTGAGTACGAATTCGGCCAAGCTGTACTTGCCAGTGAAGGGCAAATCAGTGACATCTCGTCCTCGATGTACGCTAGTTTGGGCTACAGACTAGATTTATTCACTCCATACGTCGTTTACGGAGCAGAGTTTGATTCTCACGAACACCTAACAGGAAACAGCTACCTAATTGGTGTGGATTACGATGTGTTACCTAACGTCTCCATCAATGGCGAAGTGCAATATTTTGAGGCTCGTAAAGCAAACGGTGCCTTTGTTGAGAATTTCAACGCACTTACTGGTTTTGATGACAAAGATGCCGTCCTTTATACCATCATGTTGAGTTTCGTCTTCTAA
- a CDS encoding ABC transporter transmembrane domain-containing protein, which yields MQTEQFSQKINMADKCYLTFSTIISTLFGLVLPFSILIIFDRVLPNQAQDTLFLLFAIILISIFLDYHLKSQEEKISSVIMRLFETNLTNKVFQSICLAEISKFRRLEPGEYLERISTIPELKTFFGGESVRALINLAVSVITILIIGLINIWAGITLLIASAVLAIFAWSLSKQKIGSLQNKSDIEGLTTSKIIEIISSPLDIKARNMEYRVESLMTQMVEEREVENIKYEQIESNFSLILALIQQLSIACVVVVLATAVINMESSQGIMAAIIMLTNRYFAPYQQVMRTASRWELNKLHIQRIADLLELAASVEHQHETTEVERISVKYSEKQRIEFELGQAYLLTGKSGSGKTHLANCITRQNSDSKLDIMINDTPLDDVNYNVWRNSVLMVDKTSSFVEGTIIDNLTCFRPSLNNTAFALCETMNIKAQIDGLPAGFYTELKGHMRNPFSRQVGYALLLVRALLASKRVLIFDDIDCVFDDEFARVVLTSTAYRANDKILIIASNKMDKLNHRLKRVKLTGGDQ from the coding sequence ATGCAAACTGAGCAGTTTTCGCAAAAGATCAACATGGCAGATAAGTGTTATCTGACTTTCTCAACGATAATATCGACCCTGTTTGGTTTGGTGCTGCCCTTCTCTATTCTGATCATTTTTGACCGAGTGTTACCCAACCAAGCACAAGATACGCTGTTCTTATTGTTCGCGATTATTTTGATTTCCATCTTCCTCGACTACCACTTAAAAAGTCAGGAAGAGAAAATTTCCTCCGTCATCATGAGGCTGTTTGAAACTAACCTAACCAACAAGGTATTCCAATCCATTTGTTTGGCGGAAATCTCTAAATTCCGTCGTTTGGAACCAGGCGAATACCTAGAACGAATCTCAACGATTCCTGAACTTAAAACCTTTTTTGGTGGTGAGTCAGTTCGAGCGCTTATCAACCTTGCTGTTAGCGTGATTACTATACTTATCATCGGTCTCATCAACATATGGGCTGGTATTACCCTTCTAATTGCCTCGGCCGTCTTAGCTATTTTCGCTTGGAGCCTTTCCAAACAGAAAATTGGTAGCTTGCAGAATAAGTCAGACATCGAAGGGTTAACCACCTCCAAAATCATCGAGATCATCTCTAGTCCGCTTGATATCAAAGCTCGAAATATGGAATACCGCGTTGAAAGCCTGATGACACAAATGGTCGAAGAACGCGAAGTTGAGAACATCAAATATGAGCAGATTGAATCGAACTTCAGCCTAATATTGGCGCTCATCCAACAGCTCTCCATTGCTTGTGTTGTGGTAGTACTAGCAACAGCCGTTATCAATATGGAATCGAGTCAAGGCATCATGGCCGCCATCATCATGCTAACCAACCGTTATTTTGCGCCTTACCAGCAAGTAATGCGCACCGCGAGCCGCTGGGAATTGAACAAACTCCATATCCAACGTATCGCTGATCTCCTTGAATTGGCAGCCTCTGTCGAGCACCAACATGAAACAACAGAAGTAGAACGTATTTCGGTTAAGTATTCTGAAAAGCAGCGCATCGAGTTCGAACTCGGACAAGCCTATTTGCTGACAGGGAAAAGTGGTTCTGGTAAGACCCACCTCGCTAACTGTATTACGCGTCAGAACAGTGATAGCAAACTCGATATCATGATTAACGACACGCCTTTGGATGACGTCAATTACAACGTTTGGCGTAACAGTGTTCTGATGGTTGATAAGACCAGTTCGTTCGTAGAAGGGACGATTATCGATAACCTCACCTGTTTCCGCCCAAGCTTGAATAACACGGCGTTTGCACTGTGTGAAACCATGAACATCAAAGCTCAAATTGATGGGCTTCCTGCCGGTTTTTATACAGAACTCAAAGGCCATATGCGTAACCCATTTTCACGCCAAGTTGGCTACGCCCTATTATTAGTTCGCGCCCTGCTCGCCAGTAAACGCGTATTGATATTTGATGACATCGATTGTGTGTTTGATGACGAATTTGCGAGAGTGGTTCTCACCAGTACAGCTTATCGAGCCAACGACAAAATCTTGATCATCGCCAGTAATAAAATGGACAAGCTTAACCATCGCCTCAAACGCGTAAAACTTACCGGAGGTGACCAATGA
- the ggt gene encoding gamma-glutamyltransferase, which yields MRIATLSLSLVSAVGFAAEPNPFPITPDETGEEFMVSATNPYVSSTGYSVLKQGGNAVDAMVAMQMTMSVVEPDMTGIGGGTFALFYQKDKDQFLALDGRDEAPSSATPDMFMENGEALSRNEILGARSVAVPGTLRLLYSTHQQYGKLPWSELVQPAIELASKGYAMNSYTYDIVVREQERLIEDSEIEALYWNDDQIKPTGTLMKNPKLADTLSNIAQQGDKYLYGGEFGKHIVETVNSRIDADHAKLSIEDFEQYQVKQREVIESDYRGNKIVSFGYPASGGVMVAQSLEMLEAYDLADMSKTDVEPWRLMTEAMRIAKADRIAYAGDPDYIEAPVAALLDKAYIDERRKLIPESGIAKTNPKAGKLSDTDYAQYQGFESQDTGHISIIDKDGNAIAMTSTVGTGMGSGVMVDGVILNAQMANFSTKPTINGKPTQNAIEAGKRPRSAITPLMVMDKKDDLRLVVGSPGSSQIPGYVLKTVVGVLDWDLSAQEAIDLPNIQYGTKIDRTKPYDPTGLLVEKKTYAEMLVPEFMQLGYPVHVIPVVSGLNAIEVKDGKIYGATDRRRASSSMGE from the coding sequence ATGCGAATAGCGACTTTATCTTTAAGTTTGGTTTCAGCGGTCGGTTTCGCGGCTGAGCCAAATCCTTTTCCAATTACGCCAGACGAAACTGGCGAAGAGTTTATGGTAAGTGCAACGAATCCATATGTAAGCAGCACTGGGTATTCGGTACTCAAGCAAGGAGGTAATGCAGTCGATGCAATGGTGGCGATGCAGATGACAATGTCGGTGGTTGAACCGGATATGACTGGGATTGGCGGCGGTACTTTCGCGCTGTTTTACCAAAAAGACAAAGATCAATTCCTCGCACTTGATGGACGAGATGAAGCCCCTTCAAGTGCTACTCCAGACATGTTCATGGAAAATGGAGAAGCGCTAAGTCGAAACGAGATTTTAGGGGCTCGTTCTGTAGCGGTTCCCGGCACACTTCGTTTGCTCTATAGCACTCATCAACAATACGGAAAACTGCCATGGTCTGAGCTTGTTCAACCCGCAATTGAACTGGCAAGCAAGGGCTACGCGATGAACAGCTACACCTACGACATCGTGGTTCGTGAACAAGAACGATTGATTGAAGATTCAGAAATCGAAGCCCTGTATTGGAATGACGACCAAATCAAACCGACCGGCACATTGATGAAGAACCCAAAGCTTGCCGACACTCTGAGCAACATTGCTCAACAAGGTGATAAGTACCTTTATGGTGGCGAGTTTGGTAAGCACATCGTTGAAACGGTTAACAGCCGAATCGATGCCGACCATGCAAAACTCTCTATCGAAGATTTTGAACAGTACCAAGTCAAACAACGCGAGGTTATCGAAAGCGACTACCGAGGCAACAAGATTGTCTCGTTTGGTTATCCAGCATCTGGTGGTGTGATGGTTGCTCAAAGCCTTGAAATGTTGGAAGCCTATGACTTAGCCGACATGTCTAAAACCGATGTTGAACCTTGGCGCTTGATGACCGAAGCCATGAGAATCGCTAAGGCCGATCGCATCGCTTATGCCGGTGACCCAGATTACATCGAAGCGCCCGTTGCTGCCCTACTCGACAAAGCTTACATCGACGAGCGACGTAAGCTCATTCCTGAGAGTGGCATTGCGAAAACAAACCCGAAAGCAGGCAAGCTATCCGATACTGATTACGCTCAGTATCAAGGTTTTGAGAGCCAAGATACCGGGCACATATCCATTATCGACAAAGACGGTAATGCCATTGCTATGACTAGCACCGTCGGCACTGGTATGGGTTCAGGAGTAATGGTCGATGGTGTAATTCTCAACGCACAAATGGCAAACTTCTCCACCAAACCCACCATAAACGGTAAACCGACTCAAAATGCCATCGAAGCAGGTAAGCGACCTCGTTCAGCAATCACACCGTTAATGGTTATGGATAAAAAAGACGACCTGCGTTTAGTTGTCGGCTCTCCAGGTAGCTCGCAAATTCCGGGGTACGTGTTAAAAACCGTAGTTGGAGTTTTAGATTGGGATCTGTCTGCGCAGGAAGCCATTGACCTTCCAAACATCCAATACGGCACTAAGATTGATCGCACCAAACCTTATGACCCAACGGGTTTACTCGTCGAAAAGAAAACCTACGCCGAAATGTTAGTACCAGAGTTCATGCAGCTCGGTTACCCGGTGCATGTCATTCCAGTCGTCAGTGGCTTGAATGCCATTGAAGTCAAAGATGGCAAGATCTATGGCGCGACCGACAGACGCCGTGCATCAAGCTCTATGGGTGAATGA